In Nitrobacteraceae bacterium AZCC 1564, the following proteins share a genomic window:
- a CDS encoding chemotaxis protein histidine kinase CheA (product_source=COG0643; cleavage_site_network=SignalP-noTM; cog=COG0643; superfamily=46626) produces the protein MLSRALILAAVTVVLGCFAAIPAEAQNLEAGKSPGQIFSATCSLCHKSPRGLLRSVSPGALPGFLRQHYTTSSDMASAMSAYVLSNGAANAPVAGGNLTRQGQEAKSGPKPSPEPGLERAVQERDRAAKGRKPHTREAVRPADADGRQDGSGAQPEAPASAEARPAEQHPSAKQRARQKAAKGRPAKDEPPPKIDARHEAPKEGPAKTEPPKSEPEKSESAKTESPGADAPKQEEAAPSVEAKPDPAPAAAKEPEKSPDTAAAAPPSQPVEDNPNRPLTIDIGPASAPPPEAAPAGSPAGASIPPVSQ, from the coding sequence ATGTTGAGCCGAGCGCTCATTTTGGCGGCGGTGACTGTTGTGCTCGGTTGTTTCGCGGCAATTCCGGCAGAAGCGCAAAACCTCGAAGCCGGAAAATCTCCCGGTCAGATTTTCTCCGCCACGTGTTCTTTGTGCCACAAGAGCCCCCGGGGGCTCTTGAGGTCTGTTAGCCCTGGGGCGCTGCCGGGCTTCTTGCGACAGCACTATACGACGAGCTCCGATATGGCGTCAGCCATGAGCGCCTATGTGCTCTCGAACGGCGCTGCCAATGCGCCGGTCGCCGGAGGGAATTTGACCCGGCAAGGCCAGGAAGCCAAAAGCGGACCGAAGCCCTCTCCAGAACCTGGGCTGGAACGCGCGGTTCAGGAGCGGGATCGGGCGGCCAAGGGGCGTAAGCCGCACACGCGCGAGGCGGTGAGGCCGGCTGATGCCGATGGCCGTCAGGATGGTTCCGGAGCGCAGCCCGAAGCCCCGGCTTCTGCTGAAGCGCGGCCTGCGGAGCAGCACCCCTCTGCGAAGCAGAGGGCCAGGCAAAAGGCCGCCAAGGGCCGGCCGGCGAAAGATGAGCCGCCGCCCAAGATCGATGCGCGGCACGAGGCGCCCAAGGAAGGGCCGGCAAAGACCGAGCCGCCGAAGTCCGAGCCTGAAAAAAGCGAGAGTGCTAAAACTGAGTCTCCCGGTGCTGATGCCCCAAAGCAGGAGGAGGCTGCGCCTTCAGTCGAAGCGAAGCCCGATCCCGCGCCGGCTGCTGCAAAGGAGCCCGAGAAAAGCCCGGACACTGCAGCGGCCGCACCGCCGTCACAACCAGTGGAAGACAATCCCAATCGGCCGCTGACCATCGACATCGGGCCGGCGTCAGCTCCGCCACCGGAGGCCGCACCCGCCGGTTCGCCGGCTGGTGCTTCGATCCCGCCTGTTTCGCAGTAA
- a CDS encoding 3-oxoacyl-[acyl-carrier protein] reductase (product_source=KO:K00059; cath_funfam=3.40.50.720; cog=COG1028; ko=KO:K00059; pfam=PF13561; superfamily=51735; tigrfam=TIGR01830) — translation MFDLTGKAALVTGATGGIGGAIARALHAQGATVSISGTRREALDKLAGELKDRVHVLPCNLANAEEVEALVPAAEKAMGQVDILVANAGITRDNLFVQLRDEDWGDVINVNLTATFRLARAATKLMMRKRFGRIIAITSVVGVTGNAGQGNYAASKAGLIGMMKSVGAEYARRNVTANCIAPGFIATPMTDVLNEKQREGILGKVPAGRLGTPEDIAAAAVYLASNEAAYVTGQTIHVNGGMAMI, via the coding sequence ATGTTTGATTTGACTGGCAAGGCGGCGCTCGTCACCGGCGCTACCGGTGGCATCGGTGGAGCGATCGCCCGCGCGCTGCACGCGCAGGGAGCGACAGTTTCGATTTCGGGGACGCGGCGCGAAGCGCTGGACAAGCTTGCAGGTGAATTGAAGGATCGCGTGCACGTTCTCCCGTGCAATCTCGCGAATGCCGAGGAAGTCGAGGCTCTCGTCCCTGCGGCAGAGAAGGCGATGGGGCAGGTCGATATTCTCGTCGCCAATGCCGGCATTACGCGCGACAATCTTTTCGTGCAGCTGCGCGACGAGGACTGGGGCGACGTCATCAATGTCAATCTGACCGCGACGTTCCGGTTGGCTCGGGCGGCGACCAAACTGATGATGCGTAAACGTTTCGGACGAATCATCGCCATCACGTCCGTCGTGGGAGTCACCGGTAATGCCGGACAAGGGAACTATGCCGCGTCGAAAGCGGGTCTGATCGGCATGATGAAGTCGGTCGGCGCGGAATACGCGCGGCGAAATGTGACGGCCAATTGCATTGCGCCAGGCTTTATCGCCACGCCCATGACCGATGTCCTCAACGAGAAGCAACGGGAAGGTATCCTGGGCAAGGTGCCGGCAGGGCGGCTTGGTACGCCCGAGGACATTGCGGCAGCGGCCGTTTACCTCGCCTCCAATGAGGCGGCTTATGTCACCGGCCAGACAATCCACGTCAATGGCGGGATGGCGATGATTTGA
- a CDS encoding hypothetical protein (product_source=Hypo-rule applied; transmembrane_helix_parts=Inside_1_12,TMhelix_13_35,Outside_36_44,TMhelix_45_67,Inside_68_73,TMhelix_74_96,Outside_97_115,TMhelix_116_138,Inside_139_173,TMhelix_174_196,Outside_197_215,TMhelix_216_238,Inside_239_244,TMhelix_245_267,Outside_268_276,TMhelix_277_299,Inside_300_320) — protein sequence MMTGILIALAAGLASALMFASIISGAVISLVLFYLAPLPLMVAALGWGSATALIGSITAALGLGALFGFPYMAAFAITVALPAWWLGHLSLLARPISEDPQLAGLAPGLDWYPTGRILLWVAIFAVITTISALLTLGTDEASINGALRRGLMRVLGTRSGSPSGDSERVVDALVALAPGAATLIAMITLTLNLWLAAKVTSTSGRLRRPWPDLRTTTLPTMTIGALVVLVALCFAGGLVAMGAQIASSALLMAYAMTGFAVLHTLTQTFSGRAFVLGAAYAATLFIGWPLIAMISLGLADAVFGIRRAYWTKHGPPAPMS from the coding sequence ATGATGACAGGCATTCTTATCGCACTAGCGGCCGGCCTCGCGTCGGCATTGATGTTCGCGTCGATCATCTCCGGCGCGGTGATTTCGCTTGTCTTGTTCTATCTCGCTCCCCTTCCCTTGATGGTCGCAGCACTGGGGTGGGGATCTGCGACCGCATTGATTGGGAGCATTACAGCAGCCTTAGGCCTCGGGGCGCTGTTCGGATTTCCGTACATGGCGGCCTTCGCCATTACCGTCGCTCTTCCGGCCTGGTGGCTTGGCCATCTCAGTTTACTGGCACGCCCAATATCGGAAGATCCACAACTCGCCGGCCTTGCCCCCGGACTGGATTGGTATCCGACTGGCCGCATCCTGCTCTGGGTAGCCATATTTGCGGTAATCACGACGATTAGCGCACTGCTCACGCTCGGCACCGACGAAGCTTCCATCAATGGCGCACTGCGCCGGGGTCTGATGCGCGTTCTCGGCACACGCAGCGGATCGCCAAGCGGCGACAGCGAACGTGTGGTGGACGCACTGGTGGCGCTCGCGCCCGGCGCCGCGACCCTCATCGCCATGATCACTTTGACTCTCAACCTGTGGCTCGCCGCCAAGGTCACCTCGACCTCAGGGCGGCTGCGTCGTCCATGGCCTGACCTGCGTACCACCACCCTGCCGACCATGACGATCGGCGCATTGGTCGTTCTTGTGGCGCTCTGTTTTGCCGGCGGACTGGTCGCGATGGGCGCACAGATTGCCAGCTCGGCGCTTTTGATGGCTTACGCCATGACAGGCTTTGCGGTGCTTCACACACTCACACAAACGTTTTCGGGCCGCGCATTCGTGCTCGGCGCGGCTTATGCCGCAACACTGTTCATCGGCTGGCCGCTGATCGCGATGATCAGCCTTGGGCTGGCCGATGCAGTGTTCGGAATTCGACGAGCCTACTGGACCAAGCACGGGCCGCCCGCGCCGATGTCCTAA
- a CDS encoding small subunit ribosomal protein S18 (product_source=KO:K02963; cath_funfam=4.10.640.10; cog=COG0238; ko=KO:K02963; pfam=PF01084; superfamily=46911; tigrfam=TIGR00165) yields the protein MAEAGARRPFFRRRKTCPFTGPNAPKIDYKDSKLLMRYVSERGKIVPSRITAVSAKKQRELARAIKRSRFLGLLPYVIR from the coding sequence ATGGCTGAAGCAGGTGCACGCCGTCCGTTCTTCCGCCGCCGCAAGACCTGCCCGTTCACGGGCCCGAACGCGCCGAAGATCGACTACAAGGATTCGAAGCTGCTGATGCGTTACGTGTCCGAGCGCGGCAAAATCGTGCCGAGCCGTATCACGGCCGTCTCAGCAAAGAAGCAACGTGAACTCGCCCGCGCCATCAAGCGCTCGCGCTTCCTCGGTCTGCTGCCTTACGTGATCCGCTAA
- a CDS encoding UPF0755 protein (product_source=KO:K07082; cog=COG1559; ko=KO:K07082; pfam=PF02618; transmembrane_helix_parts=Inside_1_35,TMhelix_36_58,Outside_59_428), giving the protein MSQRPPISPRSPRAALEPEQVPQPPKHSKRARNPLVIIGNAVFTLLVLLMLGAGGIFYYGKKTIEAPGPLAEDKVVNIPQGFRKTDIGDLLKRSGVIDADRWTFIGAVYALNANSGLKSGEYLFQKNASLRDVINTIVEGKVVQHAFTIPEGLTSEQIVARIQDSDIFTGSLKEQPREGTLLPDTYNFPRGTTRDQVIQRMQSAQKRALAEIWGRRSADIPVRSPEQLVTLASIVEKETGRADERSRVAAVYANRLRQRMKLQSDPTIIYGLVGGKGTLGRPIKRSEITQPSPYNTYVIDGLPPGPIANPGRASLEATANPARTRDLFFVADGSGGHTFTETYDQHQKGVAKLRAMERQQQNDTVEQDDPPTAASPAPAPSAAPSPASGATPKATKGKNGAAVTGSPRKRTQQARNPETAPAEEPQAQ; this is encoded by the coding sequence ATGAGCCAAAGACCGCCCATTTCGCCCCGGAGCCCGCGCGCAGCGCTTGAGCCCGAGCAGGTCCCGCAGCCGCCGAAGCATTCCAAACGCGCCCGCAATCCGCTGGTCATCATCGGCAATGCAGTGTTCACGCTGCTGGTGCTGCTGATGTTGGGGGCCGGAGGCATTTTCTATTATGGCAAGAAGACAATCGAAGCGCCGGGACCGCTCGCTGAGGACAAGGTTGTCAATATCCCGCAAGGTTTTAGGAAAACCGATATCGGCGATCTGTTGAAACGCTCGGGCGTGATTGACGCTGATCGCTGGACCTTCATTGGAGCGGTCTACGCGCTCAATGCGAACTCGGGTCTGAAATCCGGCGAATATCTATTCCAGAAGAACGCCAGCCTGCGCGATGTCATCAATACGATTGTCGAAGGCAAGGTCGTCCAGCACGCTTTCACGATTCCCGAAGGCCTGACCTCAGAGCAAATCGTGGCCCGGATTCAGGACAGCGATATTTTTACGGGCTCTCTCAAGGAGCAGCCGCGTGAGGGAACTCTGCTACCTGACACGTACAACTTCCCCAGAGGAACAACACGTGATCAGGTGATTCAGCGCATGCAGTCGGCGCAGAAGCGGGCGCTAGCTGAAATCTGGGGTCGCCGCAGTGCAGATATTCCGGTCCGCTCGCCTGAACAGCTTGTGACGCTCGCATCAATTGTCGAGAAGGAGACCGGCAGGGCGGACGAGCGCAGCCGTGTCGCTGCCGTCTACGCCAATCGGTTGCGCCAGCGCATGAAACTTCAATCCGATCCGACGATCATCTATGGGCTCGTCGGAGGAAAGGGGACCCTTGGCCGTCCCATTAAACGCAGCGAAATTACCCAGCCGTCGCCTTACAATACCTATGTGATCGACGGCTTGCCGCCGGGGCCCATTGCCAATCCGGGCCGCGCATCCCTTGAGGCAACCGCCAATCCCGCACGGACCCGCGACCTGTTCTTCGTTGCCGATGGCAGTGGTGGTCATACGTTCACGGAAACGTACGACCAGCATCAGAAGGGCGTCGCCAAGCTCCGCGCCATGGAGCGCCAGCAGCAGAATGACACGGTCGAGCAGGATGATCCGCCGACTGCTGCATCGCCGGCACCTGCGCCCTCGGCGGCTCCTTCCCCTGCGTCTGGTGCAACGCCTAAGGCGACCAAGGGCAAGAACGGTGCTGCTGTAACTGGTTCGCCCCGCAAGCGGACCCAACAGGCTCGCAATCCGGAAACGGCCCCGGCGGAAGAGCCTCAGGCCCAATGA
- a CDS encoding small subunit ribosomal protein S6 (product_source=KO:K02990; cath_funfam=3.30.70.60; cog=COG0360; ko=KO:K02990; pfam=PF01250; superfamily=54995; tigrfam=TIGR00166), with translation MPLYEHVFLARQDASAQQVEELATQLTGVIENLGGKVTKTENWGVRSLTYRMNKNRKAHFMMFNIDGPAAVVAEIERQERINEDVIRYLTVRVDELEEGPSAMMRKAERDRDERGGGLRGDREGGGFRGDRGPRRSRDDDAAIEE, from the coding sequence ATGCCTCTATACGAGCATGTATTTCTTGCGCGTCAGGACGCGAGCGCACAGCAAGTCGAAGAACTGGCAACCCAGCTTACTGGTGTGATTGAAAACTTGGGCGGTAAGGTCACCAAGACCGAAAATTGGGGCGTGCGCTCCCTGACCTACCGCATGAACAAGAATCGCAAGGCGCATTTTATGATGTTCAACATCGACGGCCCCGCTGCGGTGGTCGCCGAAATCGAGCGCCAGGAACGCATCAACGAAGACGTCATCCGTTACCTCACCGTCCGCGTCGACGAGCTGGAAGAAGGTCCTTCCGCCATGATGCGCAAGGCCGAGCGTGACCGCGACGAACGCGGTGGCGGCCTCCGGGGCGACCGCGAAGGCGGCGGTTTCCGGGGCGATCGCGGCCCACGCCGGTCGCGCGACGACGATGCAGCGATTGAGGAGTAA
- a CDS encoding 3-oxoacyl-[acyl-carrier-protein] synthase II (product_source=KO:K09458; cath_funfam=3.40.47.10; cog=COG0304; ko=KO:K09458; pfam=PF00109,PF02801; superfamily=53901; tigrfam=TIGR03150) has protein sequence MMRRVVVTGLGMVSPLANGVEPTWKRILNGESGAKRIDTFDVSDLTCQIACMVPRGDGTNGTFNADQWMEPKEQRKVDDFIVFAMAAATQALDDANWHPATEEDRCATGTMIGSGIGGIEGIGEAAVILKERGPRKLSPFFIPGRLINLASGYVSINHGLKGPNHAVVTACSTGAHAIGDASRLIAFGDADVMVAGGAESAVNRLAMGGFCALRAMATKFNDNPTIASRPYDKDRDGFVMGEGAGVLVLEEYEHAKRRGAKMYAEIVGYGLTGDAYHITAPAEDGDGAFRCMSMAMKRAGVTPSEIDYINAHGTSTPLGDEIELGAAQRLLGNAASQVSMSSTKSSTGHLLGAAGSIEAIFSILAIRDNVAPPTINLDNPSVETAIDLVPNRARSREINVALSNSFGFGGTNASLIVRRIAN, from the coding sequence ATGATGAGGCGGGTAGTCGTCACAGGCTTGGGCATGGTCTCGCCGCTTGCCAATGGCGTAGAGCCGACCTGGAAGCGCATTCTCAATGGTGAGAGCGGCGCCAAGCGCATCGATACGTTCGATGTGTCGGATCTGACGTGTCAGATCGCATGCATGGTGCCGCGCGGTGATGGCACCAATGGTACTTTCAACGCCGACCAATGGATGGAGCCAAAGGAGCAGCGCAAGGTCGATGACTTTATCGTCTTTGCGATGGCTGCGGCGACCCAGGCGCTCGATGATGCCAATTGGCATCCGGCCACCGAGGAAGATCGCTGTGCCACTGGCACCATGATTGGCTCCGGTATCGGCGGTATCGAGGGCATCGGCGAGGCGGCCGTCATTCTGAAGGAGCGTGGCCCGCGCAAGTTGTCACCCTTCTTCATCCCCGGTCGCCTTATCAACCTGGCCTCAGGTTACGTGTCCATCAATCACGGGCTTAAAGGGCCCAATCATGCGGTCGTGACGGCGTGTTCGACTGGCGCACATGCGATTGGTGATGCAAGCCGTCTGATTGCGTTTGGTGATGCCGATGTGATGGTTGCAGGCGGTGCGGAATCCGCAGTGAACCGTCTGGCCATGGGAGGCTTCTGCGCGCTGCGTGCCATGGCCACCAAGTTCAACGACAATCCGACAATCGCTTCGCGTCCCTACGACAAGGACCGCGATGGCTTTGTGATGGGCGAAGGCGCGGGCGTGCTAGTGCTCGAAGAATACGAGCACGCGAAACGCCGCGGTGCGAAGATGTATGCGGAAATCGTCGGCTATGGCCTGACGGGTGATGCCTATCACATCACAGCCCCCGCGGAAGATGGCGATGGTGCATTTCGCTGCATGAGCATGGCGATGAAGCGGGCCGGCGTCACGCCGTCGGAGATTGACTATATCAACGCGCATGGCACTTCGACGCCACTTGGCGACGAGATTGAACTTGGCGCAGCTCAGCGCCTTCTTGGAAACGCAGCGTCGCAAGTATCAATGTCGTCGACGAAGTCGTCCACTGGACATCTGCTTGGCGCGGCCGGCTCGATTGAGGCAATCTTCAGCATCTTGGCGATTCGCGACAACGTCGCGCCGCCGACCATCAATCTGGATAATCCCTCGGTTGAGACGGCGATTGATCTGGTTCCGAACAGAGCCCGTTCGCGTGAAATCAACGTGGCATTGTCGAACTCCTTCGGATTTGGAGGCACTAACGCGTCACTGATTGTCAGGCGTATCGCAAACTAA
- a CDS encoding [acyl-carrier-protein] S-malonyltransferase (product_source=KO:K00645; cath_funfam=3.40.366.10; cog=COG0331; ko=KO:K00645; pfam=PF00698; smart=SM00827; superfamily=52151; tigrfam=TIGR00128), producing the protein MTAAFTFPGQGSQTVGMGKALADGFPAARAVFDEVDAALGQKLTAIIWEGPAETLQLTENAQPALMAVSMATLRVLETEAGIDVARDAAFVAGHSLGEYSALAAAGSFSISDTARLLRTRGLAMQKAVPVGVGAMAALLGLDYEAAVAVAEEAAQGQVCQAANDNGGGQVVVSGDKAAVERALEIAKTKGAKRAMMLPVSAPFHCRLMQPAADAMAEALAGVTINKPKAPVVSNVLAAAITNPDEIRKRLIEQVTGTVRWRESVAYMAGQGVTRFLEIGAGKVLSGLVKRIADGAVGVSVGGPGDIAAAKDTISSARA; encoded by the coding sequence ATGACAGCAGCATTTACCTTCCCGGGGCAGGGATCGCAAACAGTCGGTATGGGCAAGGCGTTGGCGGATGGATTTCCAGCCGCCCGTGCCGTTTTCGACGAGGTGGACGCCGCCTTGGGGCAGAAGCTGACGGCCATCATTTGGGAAGGCCCGGCGGAAACACTGCAACTGACCGAGAATGCCCAGCCCGCCCTTATGGCGGTTTCAATGGCAACGCTTCGGGTGCTTGAGACCGAGGCAGGTATTGATGTGGCACGGGATGCCGCTTTCGTCGCTGGGCATTCGCTCGGTGAATATTCCGCGCTGGCCGCGGCGGGCAGTTTTTCCATCAGCGATACGGCGCGGCTGTTGCGTACGCGCGGCCTCGCCATGCAAAAGGCGGTGCCGGTGGGCGTTGGCGCAATGGCCGCATTGCTTGGTCTCGACTATGAGGCTGCGGTCGCTGTGGCCGAAGAGGCGGCGCAGGGACAAGTCTGCCAGGCAGCCAATGACAATGGTGGCGGACAGGTGGTGGTGTCAGGCGATAAAGCCGCGGTCGAACGCGCGCTGGAAATCGCCAAGACGAAGGGAGCTAAGCGCGCCATGATGTTGCCCGTCTCAGCGCCCTTCCATTGCCGTCTGATGCAGCCAGCAGCTGATGCGATGGCTGAAGCGCTGGCGGGGGTCACCATTAACAAACCGAAAGCGCCAGTTGTTTCCAACGTGCTAGCCGCTGCAATCACCAACCCAGATGAAATTCGCAAGCGCCTGATCGAGCAGGTCACCGGGACCGTGCGGTGGCGCGAAAGTGTTGCGTATATGGCCGGACAAGGTGTTACGCGATTTCTTGAAATCGGTGCCGGCAAGGTGCTGTCGGGGCTGGTCAAGCGCATCGCAGATGGTGCTGTTGGCGTATCGGTTGGTGGTCCGGGTGACATCGCCGCCGCGAAGGATACAATTAGCAGTGCCCGTGCGTGA
- a CDS encoding large subunit ribosomal protein L9 (product_source=KO:K02939; cath_funfam=3.10.430.100,3.40.5.10; cog=COG0359; ko=KO:K02939; pfam=PF01281,PF03948; superfamily=55653,55658; tigrfam=TIGR00158), producing MDVILLERVAKLGQMGEVVKVKDGYARNYLLKRNKALRATKENREKYDGMKAELEAKNIQAKGEATKVAEKIDGRNVIVLRQASESGQLYGSVSVRDIMAAFDADGVSLSRQQVLLDAPIKIIGQHTITIAVHPEVEVNVSVTVARSEAEAERINRGEDVNSRQEDRDAAAEAIAAAGEFFDPEAVDNQGEQEEAPAEK from the coding sequence ATGGACGTCATTTTGCTGGAACGCGTCGCCAAGCTCGGCCAGATGGGCGAAGTGGTAAAAGTCAAGGACGGTTATGCCCGCAACTACCTACTGAAGCGCAACAAGGCCCTGCGTGCGACCAAGGAAAACCGTGAGAAGTACGATGGCATGAAGGCCGAACTCGAGGCCAAGAACATTCAGGCCAAGGGAGAGGCCACCAAGGTTGCCGAGAAGATCGATGGCCGCAACGTCATCGTCCTCCGCCAGGCTTCGGAATCTGGCCAGCTCTATGGTTCGGTTTCGGTACGCGACATCATGGCCGCATTCGATGCCGACGGCGTATCGCTCAGCCGTCAGCAGGTCCTGCTCGATGCACCGATCAAGATCATCGGCCAGCACACCATTACCATTGCTGTGCACCCGGAAGTCGAAGTGAACGTTTCGGTCACCGTGGCCCGCAGCGAAGCGGAAGCCGAGCGCATCAACCGCGGCGAAGATGTCAACAGCCGACAGGAAGATCGCGACGCCGCCGCAGAAGCGATTGCCGCTGCCGGCGAATTCTTCGATCCCGAAGCAGTCGACAATCAGGGTGAGCAGGAAGAAGCTCCCGCCGAGAAGTAA
- a CDS encoding uncharacterized protein (TIGR00255 family) (product_source=TIGR00255; cog=COG1561; pfam=PF03755,PF08340; tigrfam=TIGR00255) → MALSSMTGFARSHGTSGPYAFEWELKSVNAKGFDFRLRLPPGWDEVETIARKRAAELLARGTVYANLTVKRTGAASVVRVNDDVLASILKVVGEISAKTDAVAPSVDGLLAIKGVIEVVEPESSEAEMQDARLAVTAAFEQALQSLVDMRKREGVALGQILLQRMDDIERLSERAEAAPGRKPDAIKARLAEQISALLEASDRFDEDRLSQEAILIAAKADIREELDRIASHIAQTRELLSKGGPVGRRLDFLAQEFNREVNTTCSKSNDIELTNTGLEMKNVVEQFREQVQNLE, encoded by the coding sequence ATGGCGCTGTCGAGTATGACCGGCTTTGCGCGAAGCCATGGCACCAGCGGCCCTTATGCGTTCGAGTGGGAGTTGAAGTCGGTCAACGCCAAGGGCTTCGATTTCCGGCTGCGCTTGCCGCCAGGTTGGGATGAGGTTGAAACGATTGCGCGCAAGCGGGCAGCAGAACTGCTCGCGCGCGGTACCGTCTATGCCAATCTTACAGTCAAGCGTACCGGTGCGGCCTCGGTCGTGCGCGTCAATGATGACGTATTGGCTTCGATCCTGAAAGTCGTCGGTGAAATTTCGGCCAAAACCGACGCTGTCGCGCCAAGTGTTGACGGACTTCTTGCGATTAAAGGTGTGATCGAAGTCGTCGAACCGGAAAGTAGTGAGGCGGAAATGCAGGATGCGCGCCTGGCGGTAACCGCGGCGTTTGAGCAGGCCTTGCAAAGCCTCGTCGATATGCGCAAGCGCGAGGGCGTGGCGTTGGGCCAAATCTTGCTGCAACGCATGGACGACATCGAGCGGCTTTCAGAGCGGGCCGAAGCGGCTCCGGGACGCAAGCCCGATGCGATCAAAGCGCGGCTCGCGGAGCAGATCTCGGCATTGCTCGAAGCATCGGATCGTTTTGATGAAGACAGGCTATCGCAAGAAGCAATTCTGATTGCAGCGAAAGCGGATATCCGGGAGGAGCTCGACCGTATTGCCTCCCATATAGCTCAAACACGCGAGTTACTGAGCAAAGGTGGTCCGGTTGGTCGGCGGCTCGATTTTCTTGCGCAGGAGTTCAACCGCGAAGTCAATACGACATGCTCGAAATCTAACGATATCGAGCTGACGAATACCGGTCTTGAAATGAAGAACGTGGTCGAGCAGTTTCGCGAACAAGTCCAGAATCTGGAGTGA
- a CDS encoding acyl carrier protein (product_source=KO:K02078; cath_funfam=1.10.1200.10; cog=COG0236; ko=KO:K02078; pfam=PF00550; superfamily=47336; tigrfam=TIGR00517), with product MSEIGERVKKIVVEHLGVEPEKVVDNASFIDDLGADSLDTVELVMAFEEEFGCEIPDDAAETILTVGDATKFLEKNAKS from the coding sequence ATGAGTGAGATTGGCGAGCGAGTTAAGAAGATCGTGGTGGAGCACCTTGGTGTCGAGCCCGAGAAGGTTGTCGACAACGCAAGCTTCATCGACGATCTCGGCGCGGACAGCCTCGATACGGTCGAACTCGTGATGGCGTTCGAAGAGGAATTCGGCTGCGAGATTCCAGACGACGCCGCGGAGACGATTCTCACCGTTGGCGATGCCACCAAGTTTCTTGAGAAGAACGCGAAAAGCTGA